One Microbacterium sp. zg-B96 genomic region harbors:
- a CDS encoding aldehyde dehydrogenase family protein, producing MSITVEANLVAGRFTTDAAGDPIEVRNPADDSVVGHVPAMGPADVDAVLTAAVAGARTWRATGHIERGRVLLNAAALIRDDADALTDLIVAEMGKTTAEARGEVGKAAEFFEYYGGMGRAPFGELLPDARPGTFSMQIVEPVGVVLLITPWNDPLLTPARKLAPALISGNAVVIKPATETPIVTLRLAAILDRAGLPAGVLGTVTGRGSQIGDVLATDSRFAAVSFTGSTSVGLGLQRKLAGSGVRVQTEMGGKNAAVVLADADLDLAAAVVVAAAFGQAGQRCTATSRLIVERSIASELRERVATAVTRLRVGRGDAPVDVGPVVSRGQQQDIQDRVAAGLAEGATVVARAPLADGLAAQGAFVEPLFVAVQPQNSLWREEVFGPVLSMVTVDGLDAAIAAVNDSAYGLSSAVFTRSLDAAHRFIAEVDTGQVSVNQPTSGWDIHQGFGGFKESGSAFKEQGTAALSFYTRIKTAAVRSH from the coding sequence GTGAGCATCACCGTCGAGGCCAATCTCGTCGCCGGCCGGTTCACCACCGACGCCGCCGGCGATCCGATCGAGGTACGCAATCCCGCCGACGACTCCGTCGTCGGTCATGTCCCGGCCATGGGGCCCGCCGACGTCGACGCGGTGCTCACCGCCGCCGTCGCCGGCGCGCGCACGTGGCGCGCCACCGGACACATCGAGCGAGGCCGCGTGCTGCTGAACGCCGCCGCGCTCATCCGCGACGACGCCGACGCCCTCACCGACCTGATCGTCGCCGAGATGGGCAAGACGACCGCCGAAGCCCGCGGTGAGGTCGGCAAGGCCGCGGAGTTCTTCGAGTACTACGGCGGCATGGGCCGGGCACCCTTCGGCGAGCTGCTCCCCGACGCACGCCCCGGCACCTTCTCGATGCAGATCGTCGAGCCGGTCGGTGTCGTCCTGCTGATCACCCCGTGGAACGATCCGCTGCTCACACCCGCGCGCAAGCTGGCGCCCGCCCTCATCAGCGGGAACGCCGTCGTGATCAAGCCGGCCACCGAGACCCCGATCGTCACGCTGCGGTTGGCGGCGATCCTCGACCGCGCCGGCCTTCCCGCCGGCGTGCTGGGCACCGTCACCGGTCGCGGATCCCAGATCGGTGACGTGCTGGCCACCGACAGCCGGTTCGCCGCGGTGTCGTTCACCGGCTCGACCTCCGTCGGGCTCGGCCTGCAGCGCAAGCTCGCCGGCTCCGGGGTGCGCGTCCAGACCGAGATGGGCGGCAAGAACGCCGCCGTCGTGCTCGCCGACGCCGACCTCGACCTGGCCGCAGCCGTCGTCGTGGCAGCGGCGTTCGGCCAGGCGGGGCAGCGCTGCACCGCCACCAGTCGGCTGATCGTCGAGCGGTCGATCGCCTCCGAACTGCGGGAACGGGTCGCGACCGCGGTGACCCGGCTGCGCGTAGGCAGAGGCGACGCACCGGTGGACGTCGGCCCCGTGGTCAGCCGGGGTCAGCAGCAGGACATCCAGGACCGTGTCGCCGCCGGACTCGCCGAGGGTGCCACGGTTGTGGCTCGCGCACCGCTGGCCGACGGTCTTGCCGCCCAGGGGGCGTTCGTCGAGCCGCTGTTCGTCGCGGTCCAGCCGCAGAACAGCCTGTGGCGGGAGGAGGTCTTCGGGCCGGTGCTGAGCATGGTCACCGTCGACGGTCTGGACGCGGCCATCGCCGCCGTCAACGACTCGGCCTACGGCCTGTCGTCGGCGGTCTTCACCCGCAGCCTCGACGCCGCGCACCGCTTCATCGCAGAGGTGGACACCGGTCAGGTCTCGGTGAACCAGCCCACGAGCGGCTGGGACATCCACCAGGGTTTCGGCGGGTTCAAGGAGTCGGGCTCCGCCTTCAAGGAGCAGGGCACCGCCGCGCTATCGTTCTACACCCGCATCAAGACCGCGGCAGTGAGGAGCCACTGA
- the purD gene encoding phosphoribosylamine--glycine ligase — protein sequence MKILVLGSGAREHAIILALRAEEAGHELFAAPGNAGIGGDATLVALDPADPVAVTNFANQNAIDLVIIGPEAPLVAGVADALRERGIPAFGPGKAAAQLEGSKTFAKRIMDAAGVPTGRAVRARTVAEVEAALDELGSPHVVKADGLAAGKGVIVTDDRAAALAHAETYLAGGPVLVEEFLSGPEVSLFFVSDGDRVVALSPAQDYKRAHDEDAGPNTGGMGAYSPLPWLAGAFGGEDEFVAEVTRDVAEPVIRQLDAEGTPFIGLLYAGLILTEQGVKVIEFNARFGDPETQVVLARLATPLSSLLMAAASGNLEAEPAPAFAEAAAVTVVLASEGYPADPVTGRVITGLEDAASVEGVHLAHAATAWRDGELVATGGRVLNVVALGNTFFQARERAYDALARIHLEGSHHRTDIGLRVAED from the coding sequence GTGAAGATCCTGGTCCTCGGTTCGGGCGCGCGCGAGCACGCCATCATCCTGGCGCTGCGCGCCGAAGAGGCCGGACACGAGCTGTTCGCGGCGCCCGGCAACGCCGGCATCGGCGGCGATGCCACGCTCGTCGCGCTCGACCCCGCCGACCCGGTGGCGGTGACGAACTTCGCCAACCAGAACGCGATCGACCTCGTCATCATCGGCCCCGAGGCGCCGCTGGTGGCCGGCGTCGCCGACGCCCTGCGGGAGCGGGGCATCCCCGCGTTCGGCCCCGGCAAGGCCGCCGCACAGCTGGAGGGCTCGAAGACGTTCGCCAAGCGCATCATGGATGCCGCCGGCGTGCCGACCGGTCGTGCCGTGCGTGCCCGCACGGTCGCCGAGGTGGAGGCGGCGCTGGACGAGCTCGGTTCGCCGCACGTCGTCAAGGCCGACGGCCTGGCCGCCGGCAAGGGCGTGATCGTCACCGACGACCGCGCCGCCGCGCTCGCGCACGCCGAGACCTACCTCGCCGGCGGACCGGTGCTCGTGGAGGAGTTCCTCTCCGGCCCGGAGGTGTCGCTGTTCTTCGTCTCCGACGGCGACCGGGTCGTCGCGCTCTCGCCCGCACAGGACTACAAACGGGCCCACGACGAGGACGCCGGACCCAACACCGGCGGCATGGGCGCCTACTCGCCGCTCCCTTGGCTCGCCGGCGCGTTCGGCGGCGAGGACGAGTTCGTGGCCGAGGTCACCCGCGACGTCGCCGAGCCCGTGATCCGCCAGCTCGACGCGGAGGGCACGCCCTTCATCGGTCTGCTGTACGCCGGGCTCATCCTCACCGAGCAGGGCGTGAAGGTCATCGAGTTCAACGCGCGCTTCGGCGACCCCGAGACGCAGGTCGTCCTCGCCCGCCTCGCGACGCCGCTGTCCTCGCTGCTGATGGCCGCCGCATCCGGAAACCTCGAGGCCGAACCCGCGCCGGCGTTCGCCGAGGCCGCCGCCGTCACCGTGGTGCTCGCCAGCGAGGGCTACCCCGCCGATCCCGTGACCGGGCGGGTCATCACGGGTCTGGAGGATGCGGCATCCGTCGAGGGTGTGCACCTCGCGCACGCCGCCACCGCCTGGCGCGACGGCGAACTCGTCGCCACCGGCGGCCGCGTGCTCAACGTCGTGGCCCTGGGCAACACGTTCTTCCAGGCGCGCGAGCGCGCGTATGACGCGCTGGCCCGCATCCACCTGGAGGGGTCGCACCACCGCACCGACATCGGGCTGCGCGTCGCCGAGGACTGA
- a CDS encoding sterol carrier family protein, which translates to MARKITTEAGRAALAAVAATDTPARTDRATAVRYLLQLLAEKAPGNTVEVRVPPFGAVQVLEGPRHTRGTPPNVVETDPATWIALATGAEHWTDAVSAGRIHASGTRADLSALLPLRP; encoded by the coding sequence ATGGCGCGCAAGATCACCACCGAAGCGGGGCGGGCAGCCCTCGCGGCCGTCGCCGCGACGGACACGCCGGCGAGGACCGACCGCGCGACGGCGGTGCGGTACCTGCTGCAGCTGCTGGCCGAGAAGGCGCCGGGAAACACCGTCGAGGTGCGCGTGCCGCCCTTCGGCGCCGTGCAGGTGCTCGAAGGTCCCCGGCACACTCGCGGCACGCCGCCCAACGTCGTCGAGACCGACCCTGCCACCTGGATCGCCCTGGCGACCGGGGCCGAACATTGGACGGATGCCGTGTCGGCCGGCCGCATCCACGCGTCGGGCACCCGGGCGGATCTGTCCGCCCTGCTGCCGCTGCGCCCCTGA
- a CDS encoding HtaA domain-containing protein, which yields MRPNTKIRSALLPAAIALVVAPLLLPAAATAATPSLPADACTVTEADAAWGIHESLRAAGVMPDGAWELSGGVAYEESEFRFTGGTGSYDPATATGSVSFPGSIRFTGLGGRFDAQLSAPTVVFTGPDAAELRADISGTSVAGALAGDTTVSSVEQVPLVSIDLTEHATVVQSDHAVRVTAVYAPTALIAAGFESFGDDTVGAPFDPISLTVEAACPTEPSPEPTPVPMMTTMVDAGDQSGTPSSSESSWLPWGLGALAALVLSAVASIIVLRRRPRADGPE from the coding sequence GTGCGTCCGAACACCAAGATCCGATCCGCGCTCCTCCCGGCGGCCATCGCCCTGGTGGTGGCGCCGCTGCTTCTCCCCGCCGCGGCCACCGCCGCGACGCCCTCGCTGCCCGCCGACGCCTGCACGGTGACCGAAGCCGATGCCGCGTGGGGCATCCACGAGTCGCTCCGCGCCGCCGGTGTGATGCCGGACGGCGCGTGGGAGCTCAGCGGCGGCGTCGCGTACGAGGAGTCGGAGTTCCGCTTCACCGGCGGCACCGGCAGTTACGACCCGGCCACCGCGACCGGAAGCGTCTCGTTCCCCGGCAGCATCCGCTTCACCGGTCTCGGCGGCCGGTTCGACGCCCAGCTCTCGGCGCCGACTGTCGTGTTCACCGGACCCGATGCCGCCGAGCTGCGCGCCGACATCTCGGGCACCTCGGTGGCGGGCGCGCTCGCCGGAGACACCACCGTTTCCTCGGTGGAGCAGGTGCCGCTGGTGTCGATCGATCTCACCGAGCACGCCACCGTTGTCCAGTCGGACCACGCGGTGCGGGTGACGGCGGTGTACGCACCCACCGCGCTCATCGCCGCCGGGTTCGAATCGTTCGGCGACGACACGGTCGGCGCGCCCTTCGACCCGATCTCACTGACGGTGGAAGCCGCCTGCCCGACCGAGCCGAGCCCCGAGCCGACGCCGGTGCCGATGATGACGACGATGGTGGATGCCGGTGACCAGTCGGGCACGCCATCGTCGTCTGAGTCCTCGTGGCTGCCGTGGGGACTGGGTGCGCTCGCCGCGTTGGTTCTGTCAGCGGTCGCCTCGATCATCGTGCTGCGCCGCCGGCCTCGTGCGGACGGCCCGGAGTGA
- a CDS encoding potassium transporter Trk, protein MTESARVRRSPKFAVFLGLGAVLGILAALILTFAFGGSAEESPNTGMVYSQTQVFGFVALICVPVGIAVGGVVAVILDRALARRGHDVQIEHERIRTQD, encoded by the coding sequence ATGACCGAGTCCGCGCGTGTGCGCCGCAGCCCGAAGTTCGCGGTGTTCCTCGGGCTCGGTGCGGTGCTCGGCATCCTGGCCGCGCTGATCCTCACCTTCGCCTTCGGCGGCAGCGCCGAGGAGAGCCCCAACACCGGGATGGTCTACTCGCAGACGCAGGTGTTCGGATTCGTCGCCCTCATCTGCGTGCCGGTGGGCATCGCCGTCGGCGGCGTCGTCGCGGTCATCCTCGACAGGGCGCTGGCGCGGCGGGGGCACGATGTGCAGATCGAGCACGAGCGCATCCGCACTCAGGACTGA
- a CDS encoding zinc-binding alcohol dehydrogenase: MVGGTPEWVVREDASQAVLAALGVRQLLGIRSPEELPTLRGLPAASTQRTEDQQAALERQWRSFWAMTVEPQAHPSPVPLDLVAGFGSLAALPTAGFEELRDAMMPHAQECVAYAQRAHERYGADAAAGARVSYRAYAGAIAEHERRVGRRAHSFELNVQVLPLAQRGVWWIGSLTIAVTDGLRGDVVAFDAAINPIIAELA; this comes from the coding sequence ATGGTCGGGGGGACTCCGGAGTGGGTGGTCCGCGAGGACGCGAGTCAGGCGGTCCTCGCCGCCCTCGGCGTGCGCCAGCTGCTCGGCATCCGCTCACCCGAGGAGCTTCCGACGCTGCGGGGGTTGCCTGCGGCATCCACTCAGCGCACCGAAGACCAGCAGGCGGCTCTCGAGCGGCAGTGGCGCAGCTTCTGGGCCATGACCGTCGAGCCGCAGGCACATCCGTCGCCGGTGCCGCTGGATCTGGTGGCGGGGTTCGGCAGCCTCGCGGCCCTGCCCACCGCGGGCTTCGAGGAACTGCGTGACGCGATGATGCCGCACGCGCAGGAGTGCGTCGCCTACGCGCAGCGGGCGCACGAACGCTATGGGGCCGACGCCGCGGCCGGTGCCCGGGTGTCGTATCGCGCCTACGCCGGGGCGATCGCCGAACACGAGCGCCGGGTCGGCAGGCGCGCGCATTCGTTCGAGCTGAACGTGCAGGTGCTGCCGCTGGCGCAGCGCGGGGTGTGGTGGATCGGATCTCTCACGATCGCGGTGACCGACGGGCTACGAGGGGATGTCGTCGCGTTCGATGCGGCGATCAACCCGATCATCGCGGAGTTGGCGTGA
- the purM gene encoding phosphoribosylformylglycinamidine cyclo-ligase → MASPSHNPYAAAGVDTAAGDLAVELMKTAVRRTHGPEVQGGVGGFAGLFDATALTGFTKPLLATSTDGVGTKVAIAQAIDKHDTIGIDLVGMVVDDIVVVGAKPLFMTDYIACGKVFPERIADIVKGIALGCAETGTALIGGETAEHPGLLGIHDYDVAGAATGVVEADRVLGADRVQGGDIVLALASSGLHSNGFSLVRHIVAGAGIGYGDNAADFGATWGEVLLEPTRLYTAPLLQVASDLNADLRALSHVTGGGIAANLARVLPVGSWVDLDRSTWSPPPVFRVLADLGDLDLTDTEGTWNLGIGFLAVVSAERADAAAAALTAAGIPTWQVGVVHDTTRPEGDYEQGAKGVEGGAVRLVGSYREQGAN, encoded by the coding sequence GTGGCCTCTCCCTCCCACAATCCTTATGCCGCCGCAGGTGTCGACACCGCCGCGGGTGACCTCGCCGTCGAGCTCATGAAGACGGCCGTCAGGCGAACGCACGGACCGGAAGTGCAAGGCGGGGTCGGCGGCTTCGCGGGCCTGTTCGACGCCACCGCGCTGACCGGGTTCACCAAGCCGCTCCTGGCCACCAGCACCGACGGCGTCGGCACCAAGGTCGCCATCGCGCAGGCGATCGACAAGCACGACACGATCGGCATCGACCTGGTCGGCATGGTCGTCGACGACATCGTCGTGGTCGGCGCCAAACCGCTGTTCATGACCGACTACATCGCGTGCGGCAAGGTCTTCCCCGAGCGCATCGCCGACATCGTCAAGGGCATCGCGCTGGGGTGCGCCGAGACGGGCACCGCCCTCATCGGCGGCGAGACGGCCGAGCACCCCGGACTTCTCGGCATCCACGACTACGACGTCGCGGGCGCGGCGACCGGTGTCGTCGAAGCCGATCGGGTGCTGGGCGCGGACCGCGTGCAGGGCGGCGACATCGTGCTGGCGCTGGCCTCCAGCGGACTGCACTCCAACGGCTTCTCGCTCGTGCGGCACATCGTCGCCGGTGCGGGCATCGGCTACGGCGACAACGCCGCCGACTTCGGCGCCACCTGGGGTGAGGTGCTCCTCGAGCCCACCCGCCTGTACACCGCCCCCCTGCTGCAGGTGGCATCCGACCTCAACGCCGACCTGCGTGCCTTGAGCCACGTCACCGGCGGCGGCATCGCCGCCAACCTCGCCCGTGTCCTGCCGGTGGGCAGTTGGGTGGACCTGGACCGTTCCACCTGGAGCCCGCCGCCGGTCTTCCGCGTGCTCGCCGACCTCGGCGACCTGGACCTGACCGACACCGAGGGCACCTGGAATCTCGGCATCGGGTTCCTGGCGGTCGTCTCGGCAGAGCGGGCGGATGCCGCGGCAGCCGCCCTGACCGCCGCCGGCATCCCGACGTGGCAGGTCGGCGTCGTACACGACACAACGCGCCCGGAGGGCGACTACGAACAGGGCGCCAAGGGCGTCGAGGGTGGCGCGGTGCGCCTGGTCGGCTCGTATCGCGAGCAGGGAGCGAACTAA
- the purF gene encoding amidophosphoribosyltransferase, with the protein MCGIVGVVGHAPANQEVYDALLLLQHRGQDSTGIATAEASGVVHMNKQRGMVREAFRTRDMRTLLGTIGLGHVRYATKGTASSEEEAQPFYVNAPYGIVLVHNGNLTNTRELSEELFRTDRRHLNTSSDTELLVNVLANELQQTIRGDRLSPGDVFTAVGRVHRRVEGSYATIALIAGYGLLAFRDPFGIRPLILGTRRAADGRDEWIVSSESLVLENADYEVVRDVLPGEAVFIDMDGNLHSRQCAEKTTLAPCSFEYVYLARPDSIMNGIAVYESRLRMGERLADTIAKHTPPGSIDVVMPIPDSSRPSAMQVARKLGLEYREGFYKNRYVGRTFIMPGQAVRKKSVRQKLNAMSSEFKGKNVLLIDDSIVRGTTSREIIQMARDAGAKSVTFASAAPPVRYPHVYGINMPSRQELVAHGRTIPEIAAELGCDRLVYQEVEDLKAAILEGSDLDDLDMSCFDGRYVTGTVSDEYLAWVEGTQES; encoded by the coding sequence ATGTGTGGAATCGTCGGCGTCGTCGGTCACGCCCCGGCCAATCAAGAGGTTTACGACGCGCTGCTGCTGCTGCAGCACCGGGGTCAGGACTCCACCGGCATCGCCACGGCGGAGGCCAGTGGCGTGGTGCACATGAACAAGCAGCGGGGGATGGTGCGGGAGGCCTTCCGCACCCGCGACATGCGCACCCTGCTCGGCACCATCGGCCTCGGCCACGTGCGGTACGCCACCAAGGGCACCGCGTCCAGCGAAGAAGAGGCGCAACCGTTCTACGTCAACGCGCCCTACGGCATCGTGCTGGTACACAACGGCAACCTCACCAACACGCGGGAGCTCAGCGAAGAGCTCTTCCGCACCGACCGGCGGCACCTGAACACCAGCTCCGACACCGAGCTGCTGGTCAACGTGCTCGCCAACGAACTGCAGCAGACCATCCGTGGCGACCGGTTGAGCCCCGGAGACGTGTTCACCGCCGTCGGGCGCGTCCACCGCCGGGTCGAGGGGTCGTACGCCACGATTGCGCTGATCGCCGGGTACGGCCTGCTGGCGTTCCGTGACCCGTTCGGCATCCGTCCCCTCATCCTCGGCACCCGCCGCGCCGCCGACGGCCGGGACGAGTGGATCGTCTCGAGCGAATCGCTCGTGCTGGAAAACGCCGACTACGAAGTGGTGCGCGATGTGCTGCCCGGCGAGGCGGTGTTCATCGACATGGACGGCAACCTGCACTCCCGCCAGTGCGCCGAGAAGACCACGCTCGCGCCCTGCTCGTTCGAGTACGTCTACCTCGCCCGCCCCGACTCGATCATGAACGGCATCGCGGTGTACGAATCCCGCTTGCGCATGGGGGAGCGGCTGGCCGACACGATCGCCAAGCACACGCCCCCCGGATCGATCGACGTGGTCATGCCGATCCCCGACTCCTCGCGCCCGTCGGCGATGCAGGTGGCGCGCAAGCTCGGGCTGGAGTACCGCGAAGGCTTCTACAAGAACCGGTATGTCGGACGCACGTTCATCATGCCCGGGCAAGCGGTGCGCAAGAAGAGCGTGCGGCAGAAGCTCAACGCGATGTCGAGTGAGTTCAAGGGCAAGAACGTGCTGCTCATCGACGACTCGATCGTGCGGGGGACCACCTCCCGGGAGATCATCCAGATGGCCCGCGACGCCGGCGCGAAGTCGGTCACGTTCGCCTCGGCGGCGCCGCCGGTGCGCTACCCGCACGTGTACGGCATCAACATGCCCTCCCGCCAGGAGCTCGTCGCCCACGGCCGCACGATCCCGGAGATCGCCGCGGAGCTGGGCTGTGACCGGCTCGTCTACCAGGAGGTCGAGGATCTGAAGGCGG